A region of Gemmatimonadaceae bacterium DNA encodes the following proteins:
- a CDS encoding metalloregulator ArsR/SmtB family transcription factor yields MTDAMIPAVAERFRALAEPARLFLLRALVARGEQTVNELVTTTGLQQANVSKHLQVLHAHGFLRRRKDGLYVYYALADKQVAKLCDLMCQRMSTVAVASD; encoded by the coding sequence ATGACCGATGCGATGATTCCGGCAGTCGCAGAGCGCTTTCGTGCGCTCGCCGAGCCTGCCCGCTTGTTCCTGCTCCGAGCGCTCGTGGCGCGCGGTGAGCAGACCGTCAACGAGTTGGTGACCACAACCGGGTTGCAGCAGGCCAACGTGTCGAAGCATCTGCAGGTGCTGCACGCGCACGGCTTCCTGCGTCGCCGCAAGGACGGGCTGTACGTCTACTACGCGCTGGCCGACAAGCAGGTCGCCAAGCTGTGCGACCTGATGTGTCAGCGGATGAGCACGGTGGCGGTCGCCAGCGACTGA
- a CDS encoding sigma-54 dependent transcriptional regulator — MSNAALYTADMPTPAPMGRLPLSPIPVRAGAQRERPGRQPAPGALTTSVQAQLDGGTRTISRVLVVTQNDDAQAALRATLEADGREVLHATQAAGVVDMIARAEVDLVVSDAQLPDHSGLTLLLALRDAHPTLLTVLLSDAEAHRAAQQAAEHGAADFLSAAPVDAHEVGAFLRRAEAMQMVRDQQSLRAERDDEVMEFRGMYGTTPVMREVFRMISRVGRTDVTVLVTGESGTGKELVARALHEESSRRNKPFVALNCSALPSELVESELFGHTRGAFTGAVKDRGGLFEAAHGGTLFLDEIGDLGALAQAKVLRALENGEVMRVGGTKTTRVDVRVLAATNRPLDEMVSDGRFREDLLYRLKVISLALPPLRDRKADLPLLATHFLSVFAERHGLPLRVIGEDAREILMQYDWPGNVRELRNVIEGALVMCDGAEIAACDLPVSLMQHEVVRPLALLEQSADLPFVEARERALREFDRAFLSAALARNGGNIARTARALGLHRQSLQKLLARRDLRNA; from the coding sequence ATGAGCAACGCCGCTCTGTACACCGCCGACATGCCCACCCCCGCCCCGATGGGACGCCTGCCACTCAGCCCGATTCCGGTGCGAGCCGGAGCCCAGCGCGAGCGCCCGGGGCGGCAGCCCGCGCCGGGTGCGCTGACCACGAGCGTGCAAGCCCAGCTGGATGGTGGCACGCGCACGATTTCACGCGTACTCGTCGTGACGCAGAATGACGACGCGCAGGCCGCGCTCCGGGCGACGCTCGAAGCGGATGGGCGCGAAGTGTTGCACGCCACGCAGGCCGCCGGTGTGGTCGACATGATTGCCCGCGCCGAGGTGGACCTCGTGGTCAGCGATGCGCAGCTCCCGGATCACAGCGGCTTGACGCTGCTGCTCGCCCTGCGAGACGCGCACCCCACGCTGCTGACCGTCCTCCTGTCCGACGCCGAAGCCCACCGGGCGGCGCAGCAGGCGGCGGAGCATGGCGCGGCGGACTTTCTGAGCGCCGCCCCCGTGGACGCCCACGAAGTGGGGGCGTTCCTGCGGCGTGCCGAAGCGATGCAAATGGTGCGCGACCAGCAGTCGCTGCGGGCGGAGCGCGATGACGAGGTCATGGAGTTCCGCGGCATGTACGGCACCACGCCGGTCATGCGCGAGGTGTTCCGCATGATCTCGCGGGTGGGGCGCACCGATGTCACGGTGCTCGTGACCGGTGAGAGCGGGACCGGCAAGGAGCTGGTCGCGCGGGCGCTGCACGAAGAGAGCTCGCGTCGCAACAAGCCGTTTGTGGCCCTCAACTGCTCGGCGCTGCCGTCCGAACTGGTGGAGAGTGAACTGTTCGGCCACACGCGTGGGGCGTTCACCGGGGCGGTGAAAGATCGCGGTGGTTTGTTCGAAGCGGCCCATGGCGGCACCCTCTTCCTGGACGAGATCGGCGATCTGGGCGCGTTGGCGCAGGCCAAGGTGCTCCGGGCGCTCGAGAACGGCGAAGTCATGCGCGTGGGTGGCACGAAAACGACGCGCGTGGATGTGCGCGTGCTTGCGGCGACCAACCGGCCGCTCGACGAGATGGTCTCCGACGGCCGCTTCCGCGAAGACCTGCTCTATCGGCTCAAGGTCATCTCGCTGGCGCTGCCGCCGCTGCGCGATCGCAAGGCGGATCTGCCGCTGCTGGCCACGCATTTCCTGTCGGTCTTCGCCGAGCGGCATGGGTTGCCGCTGCGGGTGATCGGTGAGGACGCGCGGGAGATCCTGATGCAGTACGACTGGCCCGGCAACGTGCGCGAGCTGCGCAACGTGATCGAGGGCGCGCTGGTGATGTGCGATGGTGCCGAGATTGCTGCGTGCGATTTGCCCGTGAGTCTCATGCAGCACGAGGTGGTCCGGCCGCTCGCGCTGCTCGAACAAAGTGCGGACCTGCCCTTCGTCGAGGCGCGCGAGCGCGCGCTGCGCGAGTTCGACCGCGCGTTCCTGAGTGCGGCGCTGGCGCGCAACGGCGGCAACATTGCGCGCACGGCGCGCGCGCTGGGCTTGCATCGACAGTCGTTGCAGAAGCTGCTCGCGCGGCGGGACCTGCGGAACGCCTGA
- a CDS encoding response regulator, which produces MSRGRILIADDEPTFLTSTAELLRREGFTVDTVEDAQGALAAIAAQPYDLLITDLEMPGNADLDLVQQVASISGGLPIIIITGFPSVRSAVASIELPVAAYLVKPVHFPELLKRVSSAVARFRSYQAMQSAEARLREYREQLEPAGLPVLTPDPRAADTRTGVDMFLALTLRNVMGSLTDLEQLGRALAGQPVVQAHPCQLINCPRGAQLQAAVEETIAVLEETKGAFKSKTLGDLRQKLELVLKHV; this is translated from the coding sequence ATGAGTCGCGGCCGCATCCTCATCGCCGATGATGAGCCGACCTTTCTCACCTCGACCGCGGAATTACTGCGCCGTGAGGGCTTCACGGTCGATACGGTCGAGGACGCTCAAGGGGCGCTGGCGGCCATTGCCGCGCAGCCTTACGACCTCTTGATCACGGACCTCGAGATGCCCGGCAACGCCGATCTCGATCTGGTGCAGCAGGTGGCCAGCATCAGCGGCGGATTGCCGATCATCATCATCACCGGGTTCCCCTCGGTGCGATCGGCAGTCGCCTCCATCGAGCTCCCCGTGGCGGCGTATCTCGTCAAACCGGTGCATTTCCCGGAGCTGCTCAAGCGCGTGTCGTCGGCCGTTGCGCGCTTCCGCTCCTACCAGGCGATGCAAAGCGCCGAAGCGCGGCTCCGTGAGTACCGCGAACAGCTCGAACCCGCCGGCCTGCCGGTGCTGACGCCCGATCCCCGGGCGGCGGACACGCGCACCGGGGTGGACATGTTCCTGGCGCTGACGCTCCGGAACGTGATGGGTTCGCTCACGGATCTCGAACAGTTGGGGCGGGCGCTGGCCGGCCAGCCCGTGGTGCAGGCGCACCCGTGTCAGCTGATCAACTGCCCACGCGGGGCCCAGTTGCAGGCGGCCGTGGAAGAAACGATCGCCGTGCTCGAAGAAACCAAGGGCGCGTTCAAATCCAAGACGCTGGGTGACTTGCGGCAGAAGTTGGAGCTCGTGCTCAAGCACGTGTAG
- a CDS encoding PAS domain S-box protein codes for MVEPPSPPLLARALAVLALLAPLPSLIGWITATPWLVQPMATFAPARAWGTVMIPLGALAMVAKLRGHRREARAFAWASMGVALVGMIAAVVGVPLPLDGWAAARVGMPLHPETRAISLSIGALFLMGNSALLLLASSRPSDRKLVVAGALAATQLAMASVLFLSQLAGLLEPSRYPMLQAPLHGLLAAMALGGALLQRATAREYRTPAPPRWAPVLAGVSTTLVVLVLWQALTAREAAQARSRDAMAIAALDRAVQRQYGTVHRALGRTAVYLATSTQRRDPVWETTLPRLIDETDGLARLIWTDARGRLLRAVPDSAPDAAGLASLQRFVASGPVSAALDDTSAARHSIALDGPWRVALWSRVPSPVFDTTYLFAIIDEPQLLRLFADDARQAAAIRASDGAALLLAKGTLRADALSRTVQIGPRTVQVAMSGPAQESHSPLPDVVLALGLAVAALLAITLWLQRRIWEQAQADGMTRMQEAIERATDGIWELDVRTNATHRSAALLRSLAIDAALLARGFDRWLALIHPDDVPRVSDAIGRHLRGDADAVEVEYRVRAGDGTWHTLMDRGRVVERDGAGRPVRLLGISADVTERLRAEVAIEESERRFRVMFETAFQVQLLLDLDGTILEANEAAGELAGVAPDALPGRAFAMAPWWAHDPSIPQQIQARFERARAGETQRFEVELTEPRDRPTTVDFSLKPIRDAEERVVQVLAEGRDLTIRKRAEESLREISALTTMGQLAARVAHEINNPLAGIQNAFLLIRGAIPTDHPHYRFVGAIEREIGRIAAVTRQLYETYRPDALMERQASVTIAISDAVSFLEQVNRARHVRIVTDVSQAPSMVPVPDALLRQTLYNLVQNAVDVSPMHGTIEVRAWVQGDECVLTVADEGPGVPPAIRERIFDPFFSTKDRTMKTGGMGIGLTLVRQSVLAVGGRIEVRSRPQGGASLKSACR; via the coding sequence ATGGTCGAACCGCCCAGCCCGCCGTTGCTGGCGCGCGCCCTGGCGGTGCTGGCGCTGCTCGCGCCACTCCCCAGCCTGATCGGGTGGATCACCGCGACCCCATGGCTCGTGCAGCCAATGGCGACGTTTGCGCCGGCGCGGGCGTGGGGCACGGTCATGATTCCGCTGGGCGCGCTGGCCATGGTGGCCAAGCTCCGCGGCCACCGACGCGAGGCGCGCGCGTTCGCCTGGGCCAGCATGGGCGTGGCGCTGGTCGGCATGATCGCGGCCGTGGTCGGCGTGCCGCTCCCCCTCGACGGCTGGGCGGCCGCCCGCGTCGGCATGCCGCTGCATCCGGAGACCCGAGCGATTTCGCTCTCGATCGGCGCGCTGTTCCTGATGGGCAACAGCGCGCTGTTGCTGCTGGCATCCTCGCGACCCTCCGATCGCAAGCTCGTCGTGGCCGGCGCGCTGGCCGCCACGCAGCTGGCGATGGCCAGCGTCCTGTTTCTCTCCCAACTGGCGGGGCTGCTCGAGCCGAGCCGCTATCCCATGCTGCAGGCGCCGCTGCATGGCCTGCTCGCCGCGATGGCGCTGGGCGGCGCGTTGCTGCAGCGGGCCACGGCGCGCGAATATCGCACGCCAGCCCCACCGCGCTGGGCACCGGTGTTGGCCGGCGTGAGTACGACGCTCGTGGTCCTCGTGCTCTGGCAGGCGCTCACCGCGCGGGAAGCGGCGCAGGCGCGCAGCCGTGATGCCATGGCGATTGCCGCGCTCGATCGCGCGGTGCAGCGACAATACGGCACGGTGCATCGGGCGCTCGGACGCACCGCCGTCTACCTCGCGACGTCCACGCAGCGGCGCGATCCGGTGTGGGAAACCACGCTGCCCCGCCTGATCGATGAGACGGATGGGCTGGCGCGGCTCATCTGGACCGATGCGCGCGGGCGCCTGCTGCGCGCGGTCCCGGACTCGGCGCCCGACGCGGCGGGGTTGGCGTCGCTGCAGCGGTTCGTGGCGAGCGGCCCCGTGAGCGCGGCACTCGACGATACCAGTGCCGCGCGTCATTCCATCGCGCTCGACGGACCGTGGCGCGTCGCGCTGTGGTCGCGGGTCCCCTCGCCGGTGTTCGACACGACCTATCTGTTCGCCATCATCGATGAGCCGCAGCTGTTGCGCCTGTTTGCGGACGACGCGCGTCAGGCGGCGGCGATTCGGGCCAGCGATGGAGCGGCGCTGCTGTTGGCGAAGGGGACGCTGCGGGCGGATGCACTGAGCCGTACCGTGCAGATCGGCCCGCGGACGGTGCAGGTGGCCATGTCCGGACCGGCGCAGGAGTCGCACTCGCCTTTACCCGATGTGGTGTTGGCCCTCGGGCTGGCCGTGGCGGCGCTGCTGGCGATCACCCTGTGGTTGCAGCGCCGCATCTGGGAGCAGGCCCAGGCCGACGGCATGACGCGCATGCAGGAAGCCATCGAGCGCGCCACCGATGGGATCTGGGAACTCGATGTGCGTACCAACGCCACCCATCGCAGCGCCGCGCTCTTGCGCTCGCTGGCGATTGACGCGGCGTTGCTGGCTCGTGGCTTCGACCGCTGGTTGGCCTTGATCCACCCCGACGACGTCCCGCGTGTTTCGGACGCCATCGGCCGGCACCTGCGAGGGGACGCGGATGCGGTGGAAGTCGAATACCGGGTGCGCGCCGGCGATGGCACGTGGCATACCCTGATGGATCGCGGGCGGGTGGTGGAGCGCGATGGGGCTGGCCGTCCCGTGCGTCTGCTTGGCATCTCCGCCGACGTCACCGAGCGGCTGCGGGCCGAAGTGGCCATCGAGGAGAGCGAGCGCCGCTTCCGCGTGATGTTCGAAACGGCGTTTCAGGTGCAGCTCCTGCTCGATCTCGACGGCACGATTCTCGAGGCCAATGAGGCGGCCGGGGAGCTCGCGGGTGTGGCGCCGGACGCCCTCCCCGGTCGCGCCTTCGCGATGGCGCCGTGGTGGGCGCACGACCCCTCCATTCCTCAGCAGATTCAGGCGCGCTTCGAGCGTGCGCGGGCCGGCGAGACCCAGCGGTTCGAGGTGGAGCTGACCGAGCCGCGCGATCGACCGACCACGGTGGACTTCTCGCTCAAACCGATCCGCGATGCCGAAGAGCGCGTGGTGCAGGTGCTGGCGGAGGGGCGCGATCTCACCATTCGCAAGCGCGCCGAGGAGTCGCTGCGCGAGATCAGTGCGCTCACCACGATGGGACAGCTGGCGGCGCGCGTCGCGCATGAGATCAACAACCCCCTCGCGGGCATCCAGAACGCCTTTCTGCTCATCCGCGGGGCCATTCCCACCGATCACCCGCACTATCGGTTTGTGGGCGCGATCGAACGCGAGATCGGCCGCATCGCCGCGGTGACCCGGCAGCTGTACGAGACCTATCGGCCCGATGCACTGATGGAGCGGCAGGCCTCGGTGACGATTGCGATCAGCGATGCGGTGAGTTTTCTCGAGCAGGTGAACCGGGCACGGCACGTGCGCATCGTGACCGACGTGTCGCAGGCCCCCTCGATGGTGCCGGTCCCCGATGCGCTCTTGCGACAGACGTTGTACAACCTGGTGCAGAACGCCGTCGATGTCTCGCCCATGCACGGCACGATCGAAGTCCGGGCGTGGGTGCAGGGTGACGAGTGCGTCCTCACCGTCGCCGATGAGGGTCCGGGCGTTCCGCCGGCGATTCGCGAGCGGATCTTTGACCCATTCTTCAGCACGAAGGATCGAACGATGAAAACGGGTGGTATGGGAATTGGCCTGACGCTGGTGCGCCAGTCGGTGCTCGCCGTGGGCGGCCGCATCGAAGTCCGCAGCCGTCCGCAGGGGGGCGCGAGTTTGAAGTCCGCCTGCCGATGA
- a CDS encoding TIGR00730 family Rossman fold protein, which yields MASTPTSFTPLRTPAQWQRIAVYCASNDGARPAYLAAARAMGTLLAQEGLTVVYGGGRVGLMGALADAAMAAGGEVIGVMPHGLVQREVAHHGLTALHVVDSMHERKALIADLADAFITMPGGIGTLEEFFETWTWAQLGVHRKPVGLLDTDGFWAPLEHLLDHVAAEGFLRGTPRDWLVRAPTPAQLLAALRTFEPPTVRRWLRLGET from the coding sequence ATGGCTTCCACTCCGACGTCTTTCACCCCGCTGCGCACGCCGGCGCAGTGGCAGCGCATCGCGGTGTATTGCGCATCGAATGACGGCGCGCGCCCCGCGTATCTGGCGGCGGCGCGTGCGATGGGGACGCTGCTCGCGCAGGAAGGACTCACCGTGGTGTACGGCGGCGGTCGCGTGGGGCTCATGGGCGCGCTGGCCGACGCCGCGATGGCGGCCGGGGGCGAAGTCATTGGCGTGATGCCGCACGGGCTCGTGCAGCGCGAGGTGGCGCATCATGGACTCACGGCGCTGCATGTCGTGGACTCCATGCATGAACGCAAAGCGCTGATTGCCGACCTTGCCGACGCGTTCATCACCATGCCCGGCGGGATCGGGACGCTCGAGGAGTTCTTCGAGACGTGGACGTGGGCCCAGCTTGGCGTGCACCGCAAACCGGTCGGACTGCTCGACACCGATGGGTTCTGGGCACCGTTGGAGCACCTGCTCGATCATGTCGCGGCCGAAGGCTTTCTGCGCGGTACCCCGCGCGACTGGCTGGTGCGAGCACCCACGCCCGCGCAGTTGCTGGCGGCGCTCCGCACCTTCGAGCCTCCCACCGTACGACGCTGGCTCCGCCTGGGTGAAACCTGA